A window of Staphylococcus lloydii genomic DNA:
TGGATCGTAAATCAGTTGATCAACCATTACAAACAGGTATTAAAGCAATCGACGCATTGGTACCTATTGGTAAAGGTCAACGTGAGTTAATTATCGGTGACCGCCAAACTGGTAAAACTACTGTTGCTTTAGATACTATTTTAAACCAACATGATCAAGATACTATTTGTATTTATGTAGCTATTGGTCAAAAAGACTCAACTGTACGTGCAAACGTTGAAAAACTACGTCAAGAAGGTGCATTAGATTACACTATCGTAGTATCAGCTTCTGCAGCAGATCCTGCACCACTTTTATACATTGCACCTTATGCTGGTGTAACTATTGGTGAAGAGTTCATGTTTGATGGTAAAGACGTATTAGTCGTTTATGATGATTTAACTAAACAAGCTTCTGCTTACCGTGAATTATCACTATTATTACGTAGACCACCAGGCCGTGAAGCATATCCAGGTGATGTGTTCTACTTACATAGTAGATTGCTAGAAAGAGCAGCTAAATTAAATGACGAATTAGGTGGTGGTTCAATCACTGCATTACCTATTATTGAAACACAAGCAGGCGATATTTCTGCATACGTACCAACTAACGTTATTTCAATCACTGATGGACAAATATTCTTACAATCAGACTTATTCTTCTCTGGTGTAAGACCAGCGATTAACGCAGGTCAATCAGTATCACGTGTAGGTGGTTCAGCACAAATTAAAGCTATGAAAAAAGTAGCAGGAACTTTACGTTTAGATTTAGCGTCATTCCGTGAGTTAGAATCATTCGCACAATTTGGTTCTGATCTAGACGAATTCACTGCACAAAAACTTGAACGTGGTAAACGTACTGTTGAAGTTTTAAAACAAGACAAAAACAAACCACTACCTGTAGAAAATCAAGTATTAATTATTTTTGCTTTAACTAAAGGTCATTTAGACGATATTCCTGTTGAAGATATTACGCGTTTCGAAAATGAATTAAACATTTGGGCTAAATCAAATGCAACAGAATTACTAGAAGAAATTAGAACAACTGGTGCATTACCGGATGCAGAAAAATTTGAAACAGCAATAAATGAATTCAAAAGAAGCTTTAGTAAATCAGAATAATTAGTAAGAGTTATGAAAAGGTGGTGAGATAATGGGATCTCTTAAAGAAATTGATACACGTATAAAATCCACGAAAAAAATGAAACAAATTACCAAAGCGATGAACATGGTATCAAGTTCTAAGTTACGTCGTGCGGAAAGTAATACAAAGTTATTTAGACCTTACATGGATAAAATGCAAGATGCTATAACAGCTGTAGCTGGTGCGAACCAACATTC
This region includes:
- the atpA gene encoding F0F1 ATP synthase subunit alpha, which gives rise to MAIKAEEISALLRSQIENYESEMSVTDVGTVLQIGDGIALIHGLNDVMAGELIEFKTGVLGLAQNLEESNVGVVILGPYDDIKEGDEVKRTGRIMEVPVGNELIGRVVNPLGQPIDGQGPIHTTKTRPVEKKATGVMDRKSVDQPLQTGIKAIDALVPIGKGQRELIIGDRQTGKTTVALDTILNQHDQDTICIYVAIGQKDSTVRANVEKLRQEGALDYTIVVSASAADPAPLLYIAPYAGVTIGEEFMFDGKDVLVVYDDLTKQASAYRELSLLLRRPPGREAYPGDVFYLHSRLLERAAKLNDELGGGSITALPIIETQAGDISAYVPTNVISITDGQIFLQSDLFFSGVRPAINAGQSVSRVGGSAQIKAMKKVAGTLRLDLASFRELESFAQFGSDLDEFTAQKLERGKRTVEVLKQDKNKPLPVENQVLIIFALTKGHLDDIPVEDITRFENELNIWAKSNATELLEEIRTTGALPDAEKFETAINEFKRSFSKSE